In Hwangdonia lutea, a single window of DNA contains:
- the tig gene encoding trigger factor, whose product MNITRENVDALNAVVKVDIAKEDYSDKVEKILSDYRKTANIPGFRKGHVPMGMVKKQYGKAVLVDEVNKLLQDALNKYLTEEKLDVLGQPLPKTQDEIDWDAEGFTFEFELGLAPEFEVNLKSKKAITQYNIVADDKMIDEQIERIQKQYGKLVSQDTVEKDSEITGTYTNEEKEIDNTVTLTLDKFKGKATAKQFVGAKVGDVIVLKTKGLYDDEHELMHALKLSHDEVHGLDIEVSFTITEINKRELADLDQDLFDKLFGKGEVTSVTELKAKIKEDAEKQFVQQADQKLLNDVTEYLVENTKFDLPAEFLTKWMQTAGEKEMDEAQAKEEYEKSEKSLRYQLIEGKLIEENNIQVTMDDIKNHAREMIKGQMAQFGQMNPSDKELDDIAARVLGNQDEARRISEQLVSQKLLSLYKEKANLKVKELSYEKFVKEVYGDK is encoded by the coding sequence ATGAACATTACAAGAGAAAACGTTGATGCGTTAAACGCGGTAGTAAAAGTAGATATTGCTAAAGAAGATTATAGCGATAAAGTAGAAAAAATATTATCGGATTACCGTAAAACGGCAAATATTCCTGGTTTTAGAAAAGGACACGTGCCTATGGGAATGGTTAAAAAACAGTACGGAAAAGCAGTTTTGGTTGATGAGGTAAACAAGCTTTTACAAGACGCTTTAAATAAATATTTAACCGAAGAAAAATTAGATGTTCTTGGGCAGCCATTACCAAAAACACAAGATGAAATTGACTGGGATGCGGAAGGGTTTACTTTTGAATTCGAATTAGGTTTAGCACCAGAATTTGAGGTTAACTTAAAAAGCAAAAAAGCCATTACGCAGTACAATATTGTTGCTGATGATAAAATGATTGATGAGCAAATTGAACGTATCCAAAAGCAATACGGGAAATTGGTATCTCAAGATACGGTTGAAAAAGACAGTGAAATTACAGGAACTTACACCAACGAAGAAAAAGAGATTGACAACACCGTAACCTTAACTTTAGATAAATTTAAAGGAAAAGCAACAGCGAAACAATTTGTTGGAGCCAAAGTTGGCGACGTTATTGTTTTAAAAACAAAAGGACTTTACGACGATGAGCATGAGTTAATGCACGCTTTAAAGTTAAGTCACGATGAGGTTCATGGTTTGGATATCGAGGTGTCCTTCACAATTACCGAAATCAATAAACGTGAGTTGGCAGATTTAGATCAAGATTTATTCGATAAGCTTTTCGGAAAAGGCGAAGTAACGTCGGTTACCGAATTAAAAGCAAAAATTAAGGAAGATGCCGAAAAACAATTTGTACAACAAGCCGATCAAAAGCTTTTAAACGATGTTACCGAATATTTAGTTGAAAACACAAAATTCGATTTGCCAGCAGAATTTTTAACCAAATGGATGCAAACAGCAGGAGAAAAGGAAATGGACGAAGCGCAAGCTAAAGAAGAATACGAGAAGTCTGAAAAAAGCTTACGTTACCAATTGATTGAAGGCAAATTAATTGAAGAAAACAATATTCAAGTTACTATGGATGATATTAAAAATCATGCTAGGGAAATGATAAAAGGGCAAATGGCACAGTTTGGTCAAATGAATCCATCGGATAAAGAATTGGACGATATCGCAGCTAGGGTTTTAGGAAACCAAGACGAAGCACGTCGTATTTCAGAGCAATTGGTAAGTCAAAAATTATTATCGCTTTACAAAGAAAAAGCAAACTTAAAAGTAAAGGAATTAAGTTACGAAAAGTTTGTTAAAGAAGTATACGGCGATAAATAA